The Seleniivibrio woodruffii genome window below encodes:
- a CDS encoding HNH endonuclease — protein MDVFFIPADDRHIKKEKEKARELRQKQWWKNKLAEGVCHYCGEKFPPSELTMDHIVPIARGGTSTKGNVVPACKECNNKKKYLLPIEWEEYLDTLKRS, from the coding sequence ATGGATGTATTCTTTATCCCCGCCGACGACAGGCACATTAAAAAAGAGAAAGAGAAAGCAAGGGAACTGCGGCAGAAACAGTGGTGGAAAAACAAGCTGGCAGAGGGTGTATGTCATTACTGCGGCGAAAAATTCCCCCCTTCAGAGCTGACCATGGACCACATTGTGCCCATAGCAAGGGGAGGAACGTCCACCAAGGGCAATGTCGTGCCCGCATGCAAAGAATGTAATAACAAAAAAAAATATCTATTACCCATAGAGTGGGAAGAGTATCTGGATACTCTGAAACGGAGCTGA
- a CDS encoding methyl-accepting chemotaxis protein has product MRFIKLSIKQYVSIGVYLGILLITIVLAWYDYYSLKTLMKTEAEVNMKSVSEILESRIAEKLNDISISVKTIAEDQDSARMLAEGDHDGLIRKYSALFKTIEQAGISQFQFHSSDNHSVARLHKPEKFGDDLTSIRATVSEVNSTRKPVQGLELGRAGSGLRSVFPVYYEGQHVGSVEFGGSIDKIIEQLAATYGAEYAMGISEEALAKSEGMEKKSDDVVHDGFRFYKNNMAEHAESYIDLYEKDGLVKIDGHSVYMHMQPLNDHSGKELTRVLFVTDMTPALKLALLGAVKKFVIGFVLASMFAVILYYTLQYYLKLIDTMGKIADAVTTGNGDLSKRLPVSKEGNELETVSFKMNNFLGTLDGNLSKTIHTLGNLLTGVMPIYYALVDVRKAANQNVDLSATVAAAGEEMSVTVEEISRNTADVAEKGEKTLMLAQEGSSIVREATEKAEHVKEVVASLAEDINSLTINATTIGSVVNVINDISEQTNMLALNAAIEAARAGEAGRGFAVVADEVRKLAEKTLSSTNEIERIVKVIQENVKKANSNAKIVENEIGAQVHATENANERFNEILHSVMDLNALLLNTSTAAEQQSKATAEVAGNIEKVAESSRESRDRVENLMDAIDKLMEELSNIEKDLIQYELTCKSLLFVKAKMAHVKYLKNVFNAYMRGVPPTHLKEHTACDFGKMYYGKEAQALFGSDPDFKAIEKPHSEVHKLSHQVADLIKAGNQDKALVVLNEMRRNVEHLIGLLDRMFEKAKCL; this is encoded by the coding sequence ATGCGATTTATTAAACTTAGTATCAAGCAGTATGTTTCGATAGGGGTGTATCTTGGCATACTCCTTATCACGATAGTGCTGGCTTGGTATGACTATTACTCATTGAAAACATTGATGAAAACCGAAGCTGAGGTCAATATGAAATCAGTTTCGGAAATTTTGGAATCGAGAATTGCCGAGAAGCTGAACGATATTTCAATTTCAGTCAAGACAATTGCCGAAGATCAGGATTCCGCCCGGATGCTGGCGGAGGGTGACCATGACGGACTGATCAGAAAATATTCCGCACTTTTTAAAACCATTGAGCAGGCCGGAATATCGCAGTTTCAGTTCCACTCATCGGACAACCACAGCGTGGCAAGACTGCACAAGCCCGAGAAATTCGGCGATGACCTGACCTCCATCAGAGCCACAGTCTCCGAAGTGAACAGCACCAGAAAGCCTGTTCAGGGGCTGGAGCTGGGCAGAGCAGGTTCCGGACTCCGTTCGGTTTTCCCTGTTTATTATGAAGGACAGCATGTCGGCTCTGTTGAGTTCGGCGGCTCCATCGACAAGATAATCGAGCAGCTCGCCGCAACATACGGTGCGGAATATGCCATGGGCATCAGCGAGGAAGCCCTTGCAAAGTCTGAAGGCATGGAGAAAAAATCCGACGACGTGGTTCACGACGGATTCAGATTCTATAAGAACAACATGGCTGAGCATGCCGAAAGCTATATCGATCTATACGAGAAAGACGGGCTGGTGAAGATAGACGGGCACAGCGTCTATATGCACATGCAGCCCCTTAACGACCATTCGGGCAAGGAACTGACCAGAGTTCTTTTTGTTACCGACATGACCCCCGCCCTTAAACTGGCTCTCCTGGGAGCTGTTAAGAAGTTTGTTATAGGATTCGTGCTCGCTTCAATGTTCGCCGTAATCCTTTACTATACACTCCAGTATTACCTTAAACTCATTGACACAATGGGCAAAATCGCCGATGCGGTCACCACCGGAAACGGCGACCTCTCAAAGCGTCTGCCCGTAAGCAAAGAGGGCAACGAGCTTGAGACGGTATCCTTTAAAATGAACAACTTCCTCGGGACGCTGGACGGCAACCTGAGCAAGACCATACACACACTCGGAAATCTTCTGACGGGTGTAATGCCGATCTACTATGCTCTGGTGGACGTGCGTAAAGCCGCCAACCAGAACGTTGACCTCTCCGCAACCGTTGCGGCGGCCGGCGAGGAGATGAGCGTTACTGTTGAGGAGATTTCCAGAAACACCGCCGACGTGGCGGAAAAGGGCGAAAAAACCCTTATGCTGGCGCAGGAGGGCTCGTCCATCGTGCGTGAGGCCACCGAAAAGGCCGAGCATGTTAAAGAGGTTGTAGCCTCCCTTGCAGAGGACATAAACTCGCTCACGATCAATGCGACAACCATAGGCTCCGTTGTAAACGTTATCAACGATATATCCGAACAGACCAACATGCTGGCTCTGAACGCAGCCATTGAAGCAGCAAGAGCCGGAGAGGCGGGCAGAGGATTTGCGGTTGTTGCAGACGAAGTGCGCAAGCTGGCCGAAAAGACCCTCTCGTCCACGAACGAGATTGAGAGGATAGTCAAGGTCATTCAGGAGAACGTCAAAAAAGCGAACAGCAACGCAAAAATAGTTGAAAACGAGATAGGTGCGCAGGTGCATGCAACGGAGAACGCAAACGAGCGTTTCAACGAAATCCTTCACTCCGTAATGGATCTGAACGCACTGCTTCTCAACACCTCCACAGCCGCAGAACAGCAGTCGAAAGCCACTGCCGAAGTGGCCGGGAATATTGAGAAGGTTGCGGAATCCTCCAGAGAGTCCAGAGACAGGGTCGAAAACCTTATGGATGCCATCGACAAGCTGATGGAGGAACTGAGCAATATCGAAAAAGATCTTATTCAGTATGAGCTTACATGTAAGTCACTTCTGTTTGTAAAGGCGAAGATGGCTCATGTGAAGTATCTGAAGAACGTGTTCAACGCATATATGAGAGGCGTGCCGCCTACCCATCTGAAAGAGCATACAGCCTGCGATTTCGGCAAGATGTACTACGGCAAGGAGGCTCAGGCTCTGTTCGGAAGCGATCCGGATTTCAAAGCCATAGAAAAGCCTCACTCCGAGGTGCACAAGCTGTCCCATCAGGTTGCGGATCTCATCAAAGCCGGAAATCAGGACAAGGCTCTGGTAGTTCTGAACGAAATGCGAAGAAACGTGGAGCACCTTATAGGCCTTCTGGACAGAATGTTCGAAAAGGCGAAATGTCTGTAA
- a CDS encoding DUF342 domain-containing protein, with protein sequence MKPPQQQSKRGETFEEFSYKQLPVIEISPDRMIARVKFPPMPLCVDIFNLLAEAGVCSGIDTMTVRELNQMLTNGERLEETYIVARGREPSDGMDGELILRSTRPQDVILSSDELVSVDYRIYKQKQLALAEMEQPIAMIINPTEGRDGVDVTGKSVPAKPGQDVKLDLGRNVYISGKKVISRIDGLVEYGRVNGIIYLDVSQVYIVKEDVDFTTGNIDFPGSVIVNGSIKAGFQVRARNEVIATTIRGRVIAGGGVTARQGIIGGQEPADIYSEGSVYAKFVHKAKIITNEGVYVKKSIMASEIYAEKEVIVDGAPGSIIGGKIFSVKEISAKVYGSESYVKTEVAIFTSVKDVVDMKKLVAQRFETSKMLNKLENYLGNNKEILMRQGESKRAMIDKLLRKREQMRKEIASLDSMIKELQGKLVMNSTGRIEVQRHAYPEVKFMIGGRFVLTTEKTKRGTYYFDKKTEEVEFR encoded by the coding sequence ATGAAACCTCCTCAGCAGCAGTCAAAGCGGGGGGAGACCTTTGAGGAGTTCAGCTATAAACAGCTGCCCGTCATTGAGATCTCGCCTGACAGAATGATCGCAAGGGTGAAATTTCCGCCCATGCCTCTCTGTGTTGATATATTCAACCTTCTGGCCGAGGCCGGAGTCTGCTCCGGAATCGACACTATGACTGTGAGAGAGCTGAACCAAATGCTTACCAACGGCGAAAGGCTTGAGGAGACATACATAGTCGCCAGAGGCCGGGAACCCTCGGACGGTATGGATGGAGAGCTTATTCTGCGCTCCACCCGCCCTCAGGACGTCATTCTATCATCAGATGAACTTGTCAGTGTTGACTACAGAATATACAAGCAGAAACAGTTGGCTCTTGCAGAGATGGAACAGCCCATCGCAATGATAATTAACCCCACGGAGGGCAGAGACGGCGTTGATGTCACCGGAAAGAGCGTTCCGGCAAAACCCGGACAGGATGTTAAGCTGGATCTGGGGCGAAATGTTTACATCAGCGGAAAGAAGGTTATCAGCAGGATTGACGGTCTTGTGGAATACGGCAGGGTAAACGGCATAATATATCTTGATGTCAGTCAGGTATACATCGTTAAAGAGGATGTGGATTTCACCACAGGAAACATCGATTTCCCGGGTTCTGTCATCGTTAACGGCAGCATCAAGGCCGGTTTTCAGGTCAGAGCCAGAAACGAGGTCATCGCCACCACCATCAGAGGAAGGGTTATAGCAGGCGGCGGCGTCACTGCACGTCAGGGCATCATAGGCGGACAGGAACCTGCGGATATCTACTCCGAAGGCTCGGTCTACGCCAAATTTGTCCACAAGGCAAAGATAATAACCAACGAAGGCGTCTACGTTAAAAAATCCATAATGGCGTCTGAAATATATGCGGAAAAAGAGGTGATAGTCGACGGGGCGCCGGGCAGTATCATCGGCGGTAAGATATTTTCGGTAAAAGAGATCTCCGCCAAGGTCTACGGGTCTGAAAGCTATGTTAAGACAGAAGTGGCGATCTTTACCTCCGTTAAAGACGTTGTTGATATGAAAAAACTTGTGGCTCAGAGATTTGAAACATCAAAAATGCTGAACAAGCTGGAAAACTATCTGGGCAACAACAAAGAGATCCTGATGAGGCAGGGAGAGAGCAAGCGTGCCATGATAGACAAACTCCTGAGAAAAAGGGAGCAGATGCGCAAGGAGATAGCCTCTCTGGACAGCATGATAAAAGAGCTTCAGGGAAAACTGGTGATGAACAGCACGGGGCGTATAGAGGTTCAGAGGCATGCTTATCCGGAAGTTAAGTTCATGATAGGCGGCAGGTTTGTTCTTACCACCGAAAAGACAAAAAGAGGAACGTATTATTTTGACAAAAAGACCGAAGAGGTGGAATTCCGCTGA
- the mazG gene encoding nucleoside triphosphate pyrophosphohydrolase: protein MSTEFEKLVNTVRKLRSEEGCPWDREQHLFSVKNQFIEEAFELLDALDKEDIANIREELGDVLFHTVFHSVMAEDESRFSLDEVISEVNAKLIRRHPHVFGTENLTSSDEVLANWDEIKKQEKKAKLAESILNDIPAAYPSVMRALKIQEKVRKVGFDWEKPEDCFAKLTEEVQEFHEAFESGDKDAMEHELGDVLFAVINMSRFCKVNPDEALRKANDRFVKRFKHIERELKAKGRSCEEATLEEMENLWIEAKNLE, encoded by the coding sequence ATGAGCACTGAATTTGAAAAACTTGTAAATACCGTAAGAAAACTCCGCAGCGAGGAGGGTTGTCCGTGGGACAGAGAACAGCATCTTTTCTCGGTGAAAAACCAGTTCATCGAGGAAGCTTTTGAGCTTCTTGATGCTTTGGACAAAGAGGATATTGCGAACATTCGTGAAGAACTGGGCGATGTGCTCTTTCACACCGTCTTTCACAGTGTCATGGCAGAGGACGAAAGCAGGTTCAGCCTCGATGAGGTCATCTCAGAAGTTAACGCCAAGTTAATTCGGAGACATCCTCACGTTTTCGGAACAGAAAATCTGACCAGTTCCGACGAGGTGCTGGCAAACTGGGACGAGATAAAGAAACAGGAGAAGAAGGCAAAGCTTGCGGAATCAATCCTGAACGATATCCCCGCCGCCTATCCTTCGGTTATGCGAGCGCTGAAAATTCAGGAGAAGGTTCGCAAGGTCGGTTTCGACTGGGAAAAGCCCGAGGACTGCTTCGCCAAGCTGACAGAAGAGGTTCAGGAGTTTCATGAGGCTTTTGAAAGCGGCGACAAAGACGCTATGGAACACGAACTGGGCGATGTTCTTTTCGCAGTGATAAACATGTCCCGCTTCTGCAAGGTAAATCCGGACGAGGCTCTCAGAAAGGCCAATGACAGATTTGTGAAACGGTTTAAACATATTGAGCGTGAGCTTAAGGCCAAAGGGCGTTCGTGTGAGGAAGCAACGCTGGAAGAAATGGAAAATCTGTGGATTGAAGCAAAAAACCTTGAATAA
- a CDS encoding Fic family protein → MRTVNTFHSSRYVFNSGISSDALPLVSALEMLLDIPSQPRAFSYLTDSIMARCVYSILNMDESRVTYEQVSRIITHDRSNFTQDSSSIEAINVYYALQTAENRLTEPLTTELISDIHAELTKNLDKPEPGVYRKMSAQCEDKAFISNYSPPASALDINFLMKHLTEWLTCAETAGLSPLMKGLLIHLHLKKIQPFVSVNGKTAKIAEIFMMRRHGLNALPFLLQEVYAQNRDEYYSSVAKFYETSDISAFAEFVSRRLILSIGQGTRTNLSYIRQNSVEKYLAGLLHDKELISRQHDFLMMLYKTGTSFSYEDMLLKKPFTNYYGKVSRTTAARDIKKFLDMGLIEESEKGYVFNAKFLSI, encoded by the coding sequence GTGAGGACTGTAAATACTTTTCATTCAAGCAGATATGTTTTTAATTCGGGCATATCTTCCGATGCGCTCCCTCTGGTGTCGGCGCTGGAGATGCTTCTGGATATCCCTTCGCAGCCCCGTGCGTTCTCGTATCTCACCGACAGCATCATGGCCAGATGCGTATACAGCATTCTGAACATGGACGAAAGCAGGGTCACCTATGAACAGGTTTCAAGGATCATAACCCACGACAGGAGCAACTTTACTCAGGATTCAAGCTCCATTGAGGCCATAAACGTTTACTACGCTCTGCAGACAGCCGAAAACAGGCTGACGGAGCCGCTGACGACAGAGCTTATCTCCGATATCCATGCGGAGCTGACAAAAAATCTGGACAAGCCCGAACCGGGAGTTTACCGGAAAATGTCCGCTCAGTGCGAGGATAAGGCGTTCATATCAAACTATTCTCCCCCCGCCTCGGCGCTGGATATAAACTTTCTGATGAAACATCTGACAGAATGGCTGACATGTGCCGAAACCGCAGGTCTCAGCCCCCTGATGAAAGGCCTTCTGATACATCTGCACCTTAAAAAAATTCAGCCGTTCGTTTCCGTGAACGGAAAAACCGCAAAAATAGCCGAAATCTTCATGATGCGCAGACACGGGCTGAACGCACTGCCTTTCCTGCTTCAGGAGGTCTATGCGCAGAACCGTGACGAATATTATTCCTCTGTGGCAAAGTTTTACGAAACATCCGACATATCAGCCTTTGCCGAGTTCGTTTCCCGCAGACTGATCCTCTCCATCGGACAGGGAACACGGACAAACCTTTCATACATCAGACAGAACAGCGTTGAAAAGTATCTCGCCGGACTTCTGCACGACAAGGAACTGATATCAAGACAGCACGATTTTCTGATGATGCTCTACAAAACCGGAACCTCGTTCAGCTATGAGGATATGCTGCTCAAAAAACCTTTCACAAACTATTACGGAAAGGTGAGCCGAACCACTGCGGCAAGGGACATCAAAAAATTTCTGGATATGGGATTGATTGAAGAATCGGAAAAGGGCTACGTTTTCAACGCAAAATTTCTCAGTATCTGA
- a CDS encoding tyrosine recombinase XerC gives MNIDEASALYLDFMLNEKGASRHTLINYSRDLADLCSYLEESGINTIEDADFFMLRGFVAMLYEKGFSKSTVERKIACLKSFFNFLQRKNKSEDNPARMLKFPKKEKKAFGVFNIDNMLTLLDLPKQDEPFGMRDALLLEMMYGTGVRVSELVGLNVSDIDFNGMRIRVRGKGKKERIVPLADMHIGMIKDYLGRRADDCGGYVKDGEALFINRLGTRLTDRSVRRTVEKYLLQAGLPLDYSPHSFRHTYATHLLEGGADLRTIQTLLGHESLSTTQKYTHLNLAELLKVYDKTHPKAGK, from the coding sequence ATGAATATTGATGAAGCCTCAGCTCTTTACCTCGATTTTATGCTGAACGAGAAGGGTGCGTCCCGCCACACCCTGATAAACTATTCCCGTGACCTTGCCGACCTCTGCTCTTATCTGGAGGAGTCCGGAATAAACACCATTGAGGATGCGGACTTTTTTATGCTCCGTGGTTTTGTTGCGATGCTCTATGAAAAAGGGTTTTCAAAGTCCACTGTGGAGCGGAAGATAGCCTGCCTGAAATCATTCTTTAACTTTTTGCAGAGAAAGAATAAATCCGAAGATAACCCCGCCCGCATGCTGAAATTTCCCAAAAAGGAGAAGAAGGCGTTCGGTGTGTTCAACATTGATAATATGCTTACTTTGCTTGATCTTCCGAAACAGGATGAACCGTTCGGCATGCGTGACGCTCTGCTTCTGGAGATGATGTACGGCACAGGAGTACGTGTCAGCGAGCTTGTTGGGCTGAACGTAAGCGATATCGATTTCAACGGAATGCGCATCAGGGTGCGGGGCAAAGGAAAGAAAGAGCGTATCGTTCCGCTGGCGGACATGCATATCGGAATGATAAAGGACTATCTGGGCAGGCGTGCCGACGACTGCGGGGGCTATGTTAAAGACGGGGAGGCGCTGTTCATAAACAGGCTCGGAACAAGACTGACAGACAGGTCTGTGAGGCGGACTGTTGAAAAATATCTGCTTCAGGCCGGACTGCCGCTGGACTATTCGCCTCACTCTTTCAGACATACCTATGCGACACATCTTTTGGAGGGCGGCGCAGACCTGCGCACCATCCAGACCCTTCTGGGGCATGAATCCCTCTCAACCACCCAGAAATATACCCACCTGAATCTGGCGGAACTTCTTAAGGTTTACGACAAGACCCACCCAAAAGCCGGGAAATAG
- the pckA gene encoding phosphoenolpyruvate carboxykinase (ATP): MCVLDGYCFTNLGEIKKNLTAAELYEEIVKNGEGKIADKGAVVTLTGRCTGRSPNDKFIVEEETTKADVNWGKGNVAISEEKFERLFGKLKAYMQGKNIYIQECYAGADEKSRLKVRVINDSAWQNLFARNMFITEKDESKLANFAADFTVIGCPGFHANPEDDGTNSEAFILLNFKKKLVIIGGTQYAGEIKKSIFTVMNYVLPKMGIMSMHCSANIGEDGNTALFFGLSGTGKTTLSTDPERALIGDDEHGWSDEGVFNIEGGCYAKVIKLSPVQEPDIYACTQKFGTILENVVMDEKRQIDLDSDLYTENTRASYPIDSLPNIVESGKGGHPNVVIFLTYDAFGVLPPVSKLTVPQAMYHFISGYTARVAGTEKGVTEPKAVFSTCFGEPFMVWHPSVYAKLLGDKIVKHGASCYLVNTGLTGGPYGVGKRFEIKYTRKIIKAILSGEINKSEFIADSVFGFGIPKTLGDIPTDVLHPVESWKDKDEYMEKLKSLAKGFKENFKKYEAVTSAEIIAGGPVI; this comes from the coding sequence ATGTGCGTGCTGGACGGCTACTGCTTCACCAACCTCGGTGAAATCAAAAAGAACCTGACGGCAGCAGAACTGTATGAAGAAATTGTAAAAAACGGCGAAGGAAAGATCGCTGATAAAGGCGCTGTAGTTACCCTTACGGGCAGATGCACAGGCCGCTCACCCAACGACAAGTTCATCGTTGAGGAAGAGACCACAAAGGCAGACGTTAACTGGGGAAAAGGAAACGTTGCCATCTCCGAAGAAAAATTCGAAAGACTTTTCGGAAAACTCAAAGCCTATATGCAGGGCAAAAATATCTATATTCAGGAGTGCTACGCAGGAGCGGATGAAAAGTCCAGACTGAAAGTACGTGTTATCAACGACTCTGCATGGCAAAACCTGTTCGCACGCAACATGTTCATCACAGAGAAAGATGAAAGCAAGCTTGCGAATTTTGCCGCTGACTTCACTGTTATCGGATGCCCCGGCTTCCACGCCAACCCCGAAGACGACGGCACAAACAGCGAAGCCTTCATTCTGCTCAACTTCAAAAAGAAACTCGTTATCATCGGCGGAACACAGTACGCCGGCGAAATTAAAAAATCCATCTTCACCGTTATGAACTATGTCCTTCCCAAAATGGGCATCATGTCTATGCACTGCTCAGCAAACATCGGCGAAGACGGCAACACCGCTCTGTTCTTCGGACTTTCCGGAACGGGTAAAACAACCCTCTCCACTGACCCCGAAAGAGCACTCATCGGCGACGACGAGCACGGCTGGAGCGACGAAGGCGTTTTCAACATCGAAGGCGGATGCTACGCAAAAGTTATCAAGCTGTCCCCCGTTCAGGAACCCGACATCTACGCCTGTACACAGAAGTTCGGCACTATCCTTGAAAACGTTGTGATGGACGAAAAAAGACAGATCGACCTCGACAGCGATCTTTACACTGAAAACACCAGAGCATCCTACCCCATAGACTCTCTGCCCAACATTGTTGAGTCAGGAAAAGGCGGACACCCCAACGTGGTTATCTTCCTTACATACGATGCTTTCGGCGTTCTGCCCCCCGTATCCAAACTGACAGTTCCTCAGGCAATGTACCACTTCATCTCCGGCTACACAGCCAGAGTTGCAGGTACTGAAAAAGGTGTCACCGAGCCTAAAGCAGTGTTCTCCACATGTTTCGGCGAACCCTTCATGGTATGGCACCCCTCAGTTTACGCCAAACTGCTCGGCGACAAGATCGTTAAGCACGGCGCAAGCTGCTACCTTGTGAACACAGGCCTCACAGGCGGACCCTACGGAGTGGGCAAAAGATTTGAGATCAAATACACCCGTAAAATAATAAAAGCTATCCTCTCCGGCGAGATCAACAAGTCAGAGTTTATAGCTGATTCAGTATTCGGATTCGGAATCCCCAAAACTCTGGGCGACATCCCCACGGATGTTCTGCACCCCGTTGAGAGCTGGAAAGACAAAGACGAATACATGGAAAAACTTAAGTCTCTGGCCAAAGGCTTTAAAGAGAACTTTAAGAAGTACGAAGCCGTTACTTCCGCAGAAATTATTGCGGGCGGCCCCGTTATCTGA
- a CDS encoding carbonic anhydrase, with product MEQLFKGAVRFRQRSFEKHKELFKKLGQGQKPHTLFIGCSDSRVVPELITKAMPGELFVVRNIANIVPKYRISKEYAATTAAIEFAVLSLGVENIVICGHSNCGGCSALFKSKEEMANIPNVEHWLDQAQYVREQVEANFPDVQPEEREWITEQLNIVEQMKNILTYPLIAEKYQKGELKLYGWYYVIGTGEVYNYNMETEEFELIGA from the coding sequence ATGGAACAGCTTTTTAAAGGTGCTGTGCGTTTTCGCCAGCGCAGCTTCGAAAAACATAAGGAACTCTTTAAAAAACTCGGACAAGGGCAGAAACCCCACACTCTTTTCATTGGGTGCTCCGATTCCAGAGTTGTCCCCGAACTCATCACAAAGGCAATGCCCGGCGAGCTTTTTGTCGTACGCAACATAGCAAACATCGTCCCCAAATATCGTATCTCTAAAGAATATGCCGCAACCACAGCCGCAATCGAATTTGCGGTTCTGTCTCTGGGCGTGGAAAACATCGTAATCTGCGGCCACTCCAACTGCGGAGGATGCAGCGCACTCTTCAAATCCAAAGAGGAGATGGCAAACATACCCAACGTTGAGCACTGGCTGGATCAGGCACAATATGTCCGTGAACAGGTGGAGGCAAACTTTCCCGACGTACAGCCTGAAGAGAGGGAGTGGATCACCGAACAGCTGAACATAGTTGAACAGATGAAGAACATCCTCACATATCCGCTGATAGCCGAAAAATATCAGAAGGGTGAGCTTAAGCTCTACGGCTGGTATTACGTTATAGGCACAGGCGAAGTTTATAATTATAATATGGAGACGGAAGAGTTCGAACTCATCGGTGCGTAG